From Cercospora beticola chromosome 6, complete sequence, a single genomic window includes:
- a CDS encoding uncharacterized protein (antiSMASH:Cluster_3) — protein sequence MHRATAHEALSLRQKKRKASPTSAARDGLSKNKKVPKVHRAAVPTALSLRFKKATTPPADSNYDTDSSEVTVVPENDTNGSARDDTCGSDEEAAESDGESEKSWSGIEDNEEEEPISAADNKPLTMRDYIDILKLKALSKHKTKWGNEWEGDEWGEDSDEEVEEGGDQYLTSEVGDSLISVPYGNQTITTPHTSFKATRLNEIRAACGLPAEDYLDKEKQPRYKTESEWGWPKQAIHWKIDLINAVADLAADCPDPVRANRLLWAKMKKNKKIFGLDRAVQPAEVRAVVSQLQMEKEQKLARVSSLLQ from the exons ATGCATCGCGCCACTGCGCACGAGGCACTAAGCCTGcggcagaagaagcgcaaagccTCGCCGACATCTGCTGCACGCGATGGATTGAGCAAGAACAAAAAGGTGCCAAAAGTGCATCGCGCTGCTGTGCCCACAGCACTCTCCTTGCGATTCAAGAAGGCGACCACGCCGCCGGCGGACTCCAACTACGACACCGACTCGAGCGAGGTCACCGTCGTTCCTGAAAATGACACCAATGGTTCGGCGAGGGATGATACTTGCGGCTCTGACGAGGAGGCCGCAGAGTCTGATGGAGAATCGGAGAAGTCCTGGTCTGGT ATTGAAGAcaacgaagaggaggagccgATCTCCGCAGCTGACAACAAGCCCCTTACTATGAGGGATTACATCGACATCTTGAAGCTTAAAGCCCTTTCCAAACACAAGACCAAGTGGGGTAATGAGTGGGAAGGCGATGAGTGGGGAGAGGACAGtgacgaagaagttgaagagggCGGCGACCAGTACTTGACATCTGAAGTCGGAGATTCACTCATCTCAGTACCATATGGCAACCAGACGATTACCACGCCCCACACGTCCTTCAAGGCTACCAGGCTGAATGAGATTCGGGCTGCTTGCGGTCTGCCCGCGGAGGACTACCTGGACAAGGAGAAACAGCCGCGATACAAGACAGAGTCGGAATGGGGCTGGCCAAAGCAGGCTATCCACTGGAAAATAGACCTCATCAACGCGGTAGCTGACCTTGCTGCCGATTGTCCGGATCCTGTTAGGGCCAACAGGCTACTGTGggcaaagatgaagaagaacaagaagataTTCGGCTTGGACCGAGCTGTACAGCCGGCAGAGGTTCGAGCAGTGGTGTCTCAACTGCAGATGGAGAAGGAACAGAAGCTCGCCCGCGTCTCTAGCCTGCTGCAGTGA